From Mycobacterium lacus, one genomic window encodes:
- a CDS encoding RecB family exonuclease, whose product MSDRSEVSPRELRPALSPSRAADFKQCPLLYRFRAIDRLPEAPSAAQLRGSVVHAALEQLYGLPAGLRGPDTARSLVGSAWDRVIAAEPGLAAELDPGQRTQLLEDARALLSGYYRLEDPTRFDPQSCEQRVEVELADGTLLRGYIDRIDVAATGELRVVDYKTGKAPPATRALAEFKAMFQMKFYAVALFRSRGVLPARLRLIYLADGQLLDYSPDHDELLRFEKTLMAIWRAIQSAGATGDFRPSPSRLCEWCPHRQHCPVFGGTPPPYPGWPESLYPTEPAA is encoded by the coding sequence ATGAGCGACCGGTCGGAGGTATCCCCGCGGGAATTGCGCCCGGCGCTGTCACCGTCGCGGGCCGCCGACTTCAAGCAGTGCCCACTGCTGTACCGGTTCCGCGCGATCGACCGGTTGCCCGAGGCGCCGTCGGCGGCGCAGCTGCGGGGGTCGGTGGTGCACGCCGCGCTCGAGCAGCTCTACGGCCTACCGGCGGGTCTGCGCGGCCCGGACACGGCGAGGTCGTTGGTGGGGTCCGCCTGGGACCGGGTGATCGCTGCCGAGCCCGGGCTGGCCGCCGAGCTGGATCCCGGCCAGCGGACTCAACTGCTCGAGGATGCCCGCGCATTGCTGTCCGGCTATTACCGCCTGGAAGACCCGACGCGGTTCGACCCGCAAAGCTGCGAGCAGCGCGTGGAGGTCGAACTGGCCGACGGCACGCTGCTGCGCGGGTATATCGACCGGATCGACGTCGCCGCCACCGGCGAGCTGCGGGTGGTCGACTACAAGACCGGCAAGGCGCCCCCTGCCACGCGAGCCCTGGCCGAGTTCAAGGCGATGTTCCAGATGAAGTTCTACGCGGTGGCGCTGTTTCGTTCCCGCGGTGTGCTGCCCGCCCGGTTGCGCCTGATCTACCTGGCCGACGGCCAGTTGCTGGACTACTCGCCGGACCATGACGAGCTGCTGCGTTTCGAGAAGACGCTGATGGCGATCTGGCGCGCGATCCAATCCGCAGGTGCGACAGGCGATTTCCGCCCCAGCCCGTCGCGGTTGTGCGAGTGGTGCCCCCATCGACAGCACTGTCCGGTGTTCGGTGGGACGCCACCGCCTTACCCGGGATGGCCGGAGTCGCTGTACCCGACCGAGCCGGCGGCATGA
- a CDS encoding thioesterase family protein, with protein sequence MNGCYYRRLGTAADFQVFGPTDYTRSNWDPEIQHGSPPLALLTKLIEELSAGSGLRVGRLSLDILGAIPVTPVRARAWVERPGSRICMMAAEMVAERVVARVTAWLLAISDTADVASDRYPPLVEGPARPRPAAFADVGGYFDALHWRPQNPESGSAAVSWFTPLAHVVDTDPTTALQRLAAVVDCANGVGAVLDPRQSFFMNTDTVVHLHRLPTGSDFALRARASVGPDGVGVTTAEVFDKAGFVGTSAQTLLVRHR encoded by the coding sequence ATGAACGGTTGCTACTACCGTCGCCTGGGCACCGCGGCTGACTTTCAAGTCTTCGGTCCGACCGACTACACCCGAAGCAACTGGGACCCCGAAATTCAGCACGGCTCACCGCCCTTGGCGCTGCTGACCAAGCTGATCGAGGAATTGTCGGCGGGCTCTGGCCTGCGGGTCGGCAGGCTCAGTCTGGACATCCTCGGGGCAATACCGGTGACCCCGGTGCGGGCGCGGGCCTGGGTGGAGCGCCCGGGCTCGCGGATCTGCATGATGGCCGCAGAAATGGTGGCAGAGCGCGTGGTGGCGCGGGTGACGGCGTGGCTGTTGGCGATCAGCGACACCGCCGACGTCGCATCCGACCGCTACCCCCCGCTGGTGGAGGGACCGGCGCGGCCGCGTCCGGCCGCCTTCGCGGACGTCGGCGGCTATTTCGACGCGCTGCACTGGCGCCCGCAGAACCCCGAATCGGGCTCGGCCGCCGTGTCCTGGTTCACCCCGCTGGCACACGTCGTCGACACCGACCCGACCACGGCGCTGCAGCGGCTGGCCGCCGTGGTGGACTGCGCCAACGGTGTCGGAGCGGTCCTGGACCCGAGGCAGTCCTTCTTCATGAACACCGACACCGTCGTTCATCTGCACCGACTGCCGACCGGCAGCGATTTCGCGCTGCGGGCCCGCGCGTCCGTCGGACCCGACGGCGTGGGGGTGACCACGGCCGAGGTCTTCGACAAAGCCGGATTTGTTGGCACGTCGGCCCAGACTCTCCTGGTCCGGCACAGGTGA
- a CDS encoding glycine zipper 2TM domain-containing protein: MTHVLVLLLALLIGVIAGLRSLTAPAVLAWGAFLGWINLHGTWASWVGSVITVVILSILAVGELVNDKLPKTPARTAPPVFAARIVLGAFAGAVIGTAWGYRWGGLGAGVIGAVLGTVGGFQARKRLVAVSGGKDLPIALLEDAVAVLGGFAVVAATGAL, from the coding sequence GTGACGCACGTCCTTGTCCTGTTGCTCGCCTTGTTGATCGGCGTCATCGCCGGGCTGCGCTCGCTGACCGCTCCGGCGGTGCTCGCCTGGGGCGCGTTTCTGGGCTGGATAAACCTGCACGGGACGTGGGCATCCTGGGTAGGCAGCGTCATCACGGTCGTGATCCTGAGCATTCTTGCGGTGGGCGAACTGGTCAACGACAAACTTCCCAAGACACCGGCTCGCACCGCCCCACCGGTGTTCGCCGCCCGGATCGTCTTGGGCGCGTTTGCCGGCGCGGTCATCGGCACCGCGTGGGGCTATCGGTGGGGCGGGCTCGGGGCCGGTGTGATCGGCGCCGTGCTCGGCACCGTGGGTGGCTTTCAGGCGCGCAAACGTCTGGTGGCCGTCAGCGGCGGCAAGGACCTGCCGATCGCCTTGCTGGAGGATGCGGTCGCGGTGCTCGGCGGCTTCGCCGTCGTTGCAGCGACGGGCGCTTTGTGA